The following nucleotide sequence is from Halogeometricum borinquense DSM 11551.
ACCGGTCGCACATGGACTACCCACTTCTTCTCGGGCGCGACATCCTCCAGCACTACCGCGTGGACGTGCGCCGTCGCGTAGACGAGGGTGGGAAAGAGACGGACAGCGAAGAAGAGTACCTCGAAGAATAGTACTGCTGAGACCGACGCGGCTATCCTTTCGGCGGACGCAAAGACAGCTGATGGACCCGATACGAAACGACGAGCAACTGGCTCCACTCGTGGAAGAACACGGCGAACTCGCCATCGAACCCGCCGATGACGAGTTCGAGCGCTTCGTCGTCTCGATTATCAACCAACAGCTCTCGACGCAATCTGCGGCGGCTATCAGAGAACGCCTGTTCGACCGGTTCGAGGTAACGCCGGAAGCGATGCTCAACGCCGACGAAACAGCGCTTCGGGATGTTGGACTCTCCTCACAGAAGATTTCGTACATCCAAAATGTAGCGACGGCGTTTCAAACGGACGACCTGACCCGTGCGGGAATGGCAGATCTAACCGACGAGGACGTTCTGATGCGACTGACAGAGATTCGCGGCGTCGGCGACTGGACCGCAAAGATGTATCTCATGTTCGTCCTCGGACGCGAGGACGTGTTCCCCGTCGAAGACCTCGGTATTCGGAAGGCGATGGCGGAACTGTACCGGATGGACGAGAACGACCGGGCTGTGATGGTCAAACGCGCCGAGGCGTGGCGGCCGTACCGAAGCGTCGCGTCCCGGTACCTCTGGCGTGTCGTGGACTGATCACGGCCAGAACACTCATACTCGAACGCCGAGAGTCGATACCGTGACGCATCTCCGTCACATTCCCCCTCGCTGCGACGCTCAACAAAAACTATGAATAAACGGGCTAAGAGTTTTCATAGTTTCTGAGGGAAACGTTGAAACGCCTCGCATCCGAGAATCCGGGTATGGAGTTAGACGATATCAACACTATCACGGTTCTCGGTGCAGGGAACATGGGTCACGGCATCGCCGAAGTTGCCGCTCTCGCCGGGTACCAAGTTAATCTGCGAGACATCAACGAGGAGTTTGTCCAGAACGGCTACGACCAGATCGAGTGGTCGCTCGGCAAACTCGCTGAGAAGGATCAGCTTTCCGACGAGGAGGCCAACGCCGCCCTCGAACGCGTGGCGACGTACGTTGATCTCGCCGAGTCAGTTTCTGACGCCGACGTGGTCATCGAGGCCGTCCCCGAGAAGATGGACATCAAAAAGGACGTGTACACCGAGTTGGAGGCGGCCGCCCCCGACCACACCATCTTCGCGACGAACACATCCAGCCTCTCTATCAGCGAACTCGCGGACGTGACGGAGCGACCCGAGCAGTTCTGCGGGATGCACTTTTTCAACCCACCCGTTCGGATGCAACTCGTCGAAGTCATCTCGGGTGCAGAGACCGCCGAGGAGACGATGGATGTCATCTCGGATCTTGCAGAGGCGATGGACAAGACGCCGGTCCGCGTCCACAAGGACAGCCCCGGTTTCATCGTGAACCGTATTCTCGTCCCCCTGATGAACGAAGCGGCGTGGGCCGTCGAATCCGGCGATACCACCATCGCGGAGGTTGACTCGACGGCGAAGTACGAAATCGGCCTGCCGATGGGGAGCTTCGAACTCGCAGATCAGGTGGGTATCGACGTGGGCTACCACGTCCTCCAGTATATGCACGAGGTGCTGGGCGATGCCTACGAACCATGTCCGCTCCTCGAAGAGAAAGTCGAGGAAGAGAAACTCGGCAAGAAGACGGGCAAGGGATTCTACGACTACGAGGATGGCGAGGGTGCGCAGGTTCCGTCCGATCAAACCAGCGAAGACGTTAGCCGTCGTCTGATGGCCGTGATGGCAAACGAAGTCGCCGGTCTCATCCAAAACGACGTGGCCGACGCCGACGCAATCGACCGCGCGGTGATGCTCGGCGGCGGGTTCCCCGACGGTCCCGCAAAGATGGCCGACGACGCGGGGCTGGAGACACTCGTGGAGACGCTCGACGAACTGCACGAAAAGACGGGTGCCGAGCGCTACGAGGCGGTTGACCTCCTCCGCGAACTCGCGGAATCCGGTGACCGCTTCCACGGGAGCGACGGCGGGGACGACGCCGACCCCTACGAGTTCGAGAACATCTCTGTCGAGATTCGTGATCGCGTGGGACACATCGAACTCGACCGTCCGCACCGGATGAACACCATCAGCTCCGACCTCGTGGACGACCTGTCGGGCGCTATCGACGCACTCGGCGCAGACGATGACGTGCGCGCGATTCTCCTCACCGGTGCCGGTGATCGTGCGTTCTCCGCCGGTGCGGACGTGCAGAGTATGGCTGGCGGCGCGGGCGACCCAACCGCCGGAGCGGAACTCTCGCGGAAGGGCCAGCGCACGTTCGGTAAGCTTGAGGAGTGCGACAAGCCCGTCATCGCCGCCATCGACGGTTACTGTCTCGGCGGCGGAATGGAACTCTCGATGTGTGCGGACCTCCGCATCGCAACGAAGCGTTCGGAGTTCGGCCAGCCCGAACACAATCTCGGTCTGATTCCCGGATGGGGCGGTACCGTCCGCCTCCAGCGTATCGTCGGCACCGGCCGCGCGAAGGAGATTATCTTCACCGCCGACCGCTACGAGGCCGAGACGATGGCCGACTACGGCTTCATCAACGAACTCGTAGAGAACGACGAGTTCGAAGAACAAGCCTTCGAGTACGCAAAGCAGTTCGCGCAGGGACCGCCCGTTGCCCAGCGGTACACCAAGCGCGCCATGCACAACGGCTGGGAAGATACTGACGCCGGTCTCGAAGTCGAAGCGCAGTCATTCGGCCTTCTGTTCACGACAGACGACCTGATGGAGGGAATGACGGCGTTCATGGGCGACCGCGAACCCGACTTCAAGGGAGAGTAAGAGACTCTCTCCCGAGGCCGGTTCGGAACGGAACGTTTAAACAAATAAGCCTACCACGATAGAATGCAGGCTCGGTTGGTGTAGTCCGGCCAATCATCTTGGCCTTTCGAGCCGAGGACAGGGGTTCAAATCCCCTACCGAGCACTCCATTCTACCGCCGTCTTGCGTTTTTGAGCCGTGAATAGAGCAATGATAGCCAATGTTTCAGGCCAAGTCGAAA
It contains:
- a CDS encoding DNA-3-methyladenine glycosylase family protein produces the protein MDPIRNDEQLAPLVEEHGELAIEPADDEFERFVVSIINQQLSTQSAAAIRERLFDRFEVTPEAMLNADETALRDVGLSSQKISYIQNVATAFQTDDLTRAGMADLTDEDVLMRLTEIRGVGDWTAKMYLMFVLGREDVFPVEDLGIRKAMAELYRMDENDRAVMVKRAEAWRPYRSVASRYLWRVVD
- a CDS encoding 3-hydroxyacyl-CoA dehydrogenase/enoyl-CoA hydratase family protein, coding for MELDDINTITVLGAGNMGHGIAEVAALAGYQVNLRDINEEFVQNGYDQIEWSLGKLAEKDQLSDEEANAALERVATYVDLAESVSDADVVIEAVPEKMDIKKDVYTELEAAAPDHTIFATNTSSLSISELADVTERPEQFCGMHFFNPPVRMQLVEVISGAETAEETMDVISDLAEAMDKTPVRVHKDSPGFIVNRILVPLMNEAAWAVESGDTTIAEVDSTAKYEIGLPMGSFELADQVGIDVGYHVLQYMHEVLGDAYEPCPLLEEKVEEEKLGKKTGKGFYDYEDGEGAQVPSDQTSEDVSRRLMAVMANEVAGLIQNDVADADAIDRAVMLGGGFPDGPAKMADDAGLETLVETLDELHEKTGAERYEAVDLLRELAESGDRFHGSDGGDDADPYEFENISVEIRDRVGHIELDRPHRMNTISSDLVDDLSGAIDALGADDDVRAILLTGAGDRAFSAGADVQSMAGGAGDPTAGAELSRKGQRTFGKLEECDKPVIAAIDGYCLGGGMELSMCADLRIATKRSEFGQPEHNLGLIPGWGGTVRLQRIVGTGRAKEIIFTADRYEAETMADYGFINELVENDEFEEQAFEYAKQFAQGPPVAQRYTKRAMHNGWEDTDAGLEVEAQSFGLLFTTDDLMEGMTAFMGDREPDFKGE